Proteins found in one Oncorhynchus tshawytscha isolate Ot180627B linkage group LG25, Otsh_v2.0, whole genome shotgun sequence genomic segment:
- the LOC112224386 gene encoding zinc finger protein 841-like isoform X2, translated as MERHIRGVKGPSLPLPSLRLMIPPMRLVSAAIWQTIQQRHVMDYGMLEEFVTMVTEIVPELLNDSQRAQLILGLRARLVLELCRSKPITDLQTIQPHLDRIQTLTPFWRTQADAEVGLSESNFLGLVQTLLKDPGEREHFFQDVFPVEFGPSYDVGIQKLMWQFLSRLEKLLPVSNFQQAALLLSDVPSVLEECVESISHPQQLKTLLQYHRDLCQLDNHDPPSSTDGDCILSALCLPPVERVVITTEVKKEGTRMDVKEREGVDSRSGECEKNKTSSVSDDEEVEDDAGFADPETDKVEPEYETVMGIGEDGIEKPFKLIKTQEETHYEKFRKKPKPEQKRNMGMSKEIRFSMIQKPSVDLQGIVIANMTQTPKSNQQVPRAKRSLERRTCKLCGKVVQRPAVLRKHMLTHTGDWPYQCPTCKKIYKALGSFQEHTERCVFPIEETPEDNESSISVMQYKGLMLKKILPRPQGQKAGPNEKNLKRIVCKTCPVCGKTFATGSSMKRHQIIHTEPKKCRVCKHIFPNSSELKIHMESHPKKGIHQCSNCERTFKHDYSVKAHEEACLFLSRQQGELGESRGPPATGQTDPGPSGSTHQQSMTCEAGIIQLSATLSKQNSAFTYMHSVEGSSARAKRSLERRTCKVCGKVVQRPAVLRKHMVTHTGDWPYRCPTCKKIYKTLRSFQEHIERCVFPIEETPEDSESSSSTNATKHPSSTPEPNTPIGSSKRCARCPICHKFISGYLRYHILSHSDERPHACPRCGSKYKFDFVLRRHMRLFCKVRKGEPVELGEKKIHKCNECGKEFGLKSTLTAHKRIHNPLRCAYCRRMFPDQETLAIHKVEHKPVQCTMCEKSFNVIRYLSRHYVDDHQFSGPFRCTYCERSYAELSVFVRHERTHTGDLPYKCSHCPKKFHFETALVTHQRTHTGEKPCLCWECGKSFQSKGILKTHMNRVHTPQVKRFPCSQCNKAFRDKGQMKMHENVYHKGVRYPCSYCGKGFYSPAPLARHVLIHTGENPYSCTYKECTRVFKSASELRIHMRYHTGDRPFKCKDCGKGFVQAHYLTIHRRSHTGEKPYSCLTCNKSFSTSHQLSRHMKTHTGEKPYQCTDCGKAFNRRDRLRTHQDKCHPAF; from the exons GCTGATGCAGAGGTAGGGTTATCTGAATCCAATTTCCTGGGGCTGGTTCAAACCCTTCTGAAAGACCCAGGCGAGAGGGAACATTTCTTCCAG GATGTTTTTCCTGTAGAATTTGGTCCAAGTTATGACGTAGGCATACAGAAACTCATGTGGCAATTCCTATCGAGACTGGAGAAGCTACTTCCTGTGTCAAACTTCCAACAG GCTGCCTTGCTGCTCAGTGATGTCCCCTCTGTTCTGGAGGAATGTGTTGAGTCCATATCTCACCCTCAGCAGCTGAAAACCCTGCTTCAATACCACAGAGATCTCTGCCAGCTGGACAACCATG ACCCTCCATCTTCCACCGATGGGGACTGCATTCTCTcagctctctgtcttcctcctgtgGAAAGGGTGGTAATTACAACAGAGGTGAAAAAAGAAGGAACACGTATGGATGTAAAAGAAAGAGAAGGGGTGGATAGCAGATCAGGGGAATGTGAGAAAAACAAAACATCCTCTGTTAGTGatgatgaggaggtggaggatgatgCAGGGTTTGCTGACCCAGAGACAGACAAGGTGGAACCAGAGTACGAAACAGTGATGGGTATAGGGGAAGATGGTATAGAGAAGCCTTTTAAACTAATCAAAACGCAAGAAGAAACCCATTATGAAAAATTCAGAAAAAAGCCCAAACCTGAACAAAAGAGAAACATGGGCATGTCTAAAGAAATCAGATTCTCCATGATACAAAAACCCTCGGTGGACCTACAAGGGATTGTCATTGCTAACATGACACAGAcccccaaatcaaatcaacagGTCCCAAGAGCCAAAAGGTCCTTGGAGCGTAGGACATGCAAGTTGTGCGGTAAGGTCGTACAGCGTCCTGCAGTCTTGAGGAAACACATGTTGACTCACACTGGTGACTGGCCCTATCAATGTCCTACCTGTAAGAAGATTTACAAGGCCTTGGGAAGCTTCCAAGAACATACTGAAAGATGTGTCTTTCCTATTGAGGAAACACCTGAGGACAATGAGTCATCCATATCAGTGATGCAATACAAGGGTCTGATGTTGAAGAAAATTTTACCACGTCCGCAAGGACAAAAAGCAGGCCCAAATGAAAAAAACCTCAAACGCATTGTCTGCAAGACATGTCCTGTTTGTGGGAAGACTTTTGCAACAGGTTCAAGCATGAAGCGGCATCAGATTATCCACACTGAGCCCAAAAAGTGCAGAGTGTGCAAACACATCTTCCCTAACTCTTCCGAACTGAAGATCCACATGGAGTCCCATCCGAAAAAAGGAATCCATCAATGTAGTAACTGTGAGAGGACCTTCAAGCACgattacagtgtgaaggctcATGAAGAGGCTTGTCTTTTTCTGAGTCGTCAACAAGGGGAGCTTGGAGAGAGCCGTGGTCCTCCAGCTACGGGGCAGACAGACCCAGGGCCATCAGGCAGTACACACCAGCAGAGCATGACATGTGAAGCAGGAATCATACAACTCTCTGCAACTCTGAGCAAACAGAATTCTGCCTTCACCTACATGCATTCTGTGGAGGGGTCATCAGCGAGAGCAAAAAGGTCTCTGGAGCGTAGGACATGCAAGGTGTGCGGTAAGGTTGTACAGCGTCCTGCAGTTCTGAGGAAACACATGGTGACCCACACTGGTGACTGGCCCTATCGATGTCCCACCTGTAAGAAGATTTACAAGACCTTGAGGAGCTTCCAGGAACATATTGAAAGATGTGTCTTTCCTATTGAGGAAACACCTGAGGACAGTGAGTCGTCGTCCTCCACCAATGCAACCAAACACCCATCTTCCACCCCGGAACCAAACACACCTATAGGATCATCCAAACGCTGTGCAAGGTGTCCTATTTGCCATAAATTTATATCGGGATACCTGAGATATCACATTCTCTCTCACTCAGATGAGCGCCCACATGCTTGCCCCCGTTGTGGGTCGAAATACAAGTTCGACTTTGTATTGAGGAGGCACATGAGACTGTTCTGCAAGGTGAGGAAGGGTGAACCTGTTGAATTAGGGGAAAAGAAAATCCACAAGTGTAATGAATGTGGGAAGGAATTCGGGCTAAAATCCACACTGACAGCACACAAACGCATCCACAACCCGCTCCGCTGCGCCTATTGCCGAAGGATGTTTCCAGACCAAGAAACGCTTGCAATTCACAAGGTAGAGCACAAACCGGTTCAATGCACCATGTGTGAGAAGAGCTTCAATGTGATAAGATACCTCTCCAGACACTACGTGGATGACCATCAGTTCAGCGGGCCGTTCCGCTGCACCTACTGTGAGAGAAGCTATGCCGAGTTATCTGTCTTCGTCCGACACGAGAGGACACACACCGGGGATCTTCCATATAAGTGCTCCCACTGTCCCAAGAAGTTCCATTTTGAAACTGCTCTTGTGACACACCAGAGAacgcacacaggagagaaaccgtgCCTTTGCTGGGAGTGTGGAAAGAGCTTCCAATCCAAGGGGATTCTGAAAACACACATGAATCGTGTTCACACTCCTCAGGTGAAACGTTTCCCTTGTTCCCAGTGTAACAAAGCTTTCAGGGACAAAGGTCAAATGAAGATGCATGAGAATGTATATCACAAAGGGGTGCGTTACCCGTGCTCCTACTGCGGTAAGGGATTCTATAGCCCTGCCCCATTGGCGAGACACGTATTGATTCACACAGGGGAGAATCCTTATTCCTGCACATATAAGGAATGTACCAGAGTTTTCAAATCTGCATCTGAACTGAGGATACACATGAGATACCATACTGGAGACCGGCCATTCAAGTGCAAGGACTGTGGGAAGGGTTTTGTTCAAGCCCATTATCTCACCATACACCGGCGAAGTCATACCGGGGAGAAACCGTATTCGTGTCTCACCTGCAACAAGTCCTTCAGCACCTCCCATCAGTTGAGCAGACACATGAAAacgcacacaggagagaagccttaccaatgTACGGATTGTGGGAAAGCTTTCAATCGTAGAGACCGTTTGCGGACTCATCAAGATAAATGCCATCCAGCTTTTTAG
- the LOC112224387 gene encoding ER lumen protein-retaining receptor 2, whose amino-acid sequence MNIFRLTGDLSHLAAIIILLLKIWKTRSCAGISGKSQILFALVFTSRYLDLLTSFISLYNTTMKVIYIGCAYATVYLIYAKFKATYDGNHDTFRVEFLVVPVGGLAFLVNHDFSPLEILWTFSIYLESVAILPQLFMISKTGEAETITTHYLFFLGLYRALYLINWIWRFYFEGFFDMIAIVAGVVQTILYCDFFYLYVTKVLKGKKLSLPA is encoded by the exons ATGAACATTTTCAGACTCACTGGTGATCTCTCACATTTAGCAGCCATCATCATCCTGCTGCTAAAAATATGGAAAACCAGGTCCTGTGCTG GTATCTCTGGGAAGAGTCAGATCTTGTTCGCCTTGGTGTTCACCAGTCGCTACCTGGACCTGCTCACCTCCTTCATCTCCCTCTACAACACTACCATGAAG GTAATCTACATTGGCTGTGCGTACGCCACCGTGTACCTGATCTACGCTAAGTTCAAGGCCACCTATGACGGTAACCATGACACCTTCAGAGTGGAGTTCCTGGTCGTCCCCGTAGGAGGGCTGGCGTTCCTTGTCAACCACGACTTCTCTCCCCTCGAG atCCTGTGGACGTTCTCTATCTACCTGGAGTCGGTGGCCATCTTACCCCAGCTCTTCATGATCAGTAAGACGGGCGAGGCGGAGACCATCACCACCCACTACCTGTTCTTCCTGGGCCTGTACCGGGCTCTCTACCTCATCAACTGGATCTGGCGCTTCTACTTCGAGGGATTCTTCGACATGATCGCCATTGTGGCCGGTGTTGTTCAGACAATCCTGTATTGCGACTTCTTCTATCTGTATGTGACAAAAG TACTGAAAGGAAAGAAGCTGAGTCTGCCAGCCTAA